The proteins below are encoded in one region of Chiloscyllium punctatum isolate Juve2018m chromosome 9, sChiPun1.3, whole genome shotgun sequence:
- the LOC140481685 gene encoding uncharacterized protein isoform X2, with amino-acid sequence MSLHVTKYFGEITMEAKDYSWIQEKYCESPLTAEGISETNEIDCCELGAKWRLCKNKLSKENTMSSETHFSVFQTEDTISDQILNFSLNGITCENKFGDAQVVESDTTANARESLFMEKYNGDDALLPIPSQNWSYFESFINENKDEFLDLCATSDFSANLISEEDSDSFLFDDESTLSNDVCSLKIKYESFQDNVREKINAFQDDAQVHVFSNMQCNGTKKDEKSPIKTNSSVQEKQGEHDSLEHCTLYELENNKCVISGVFMDSWKDRENPVDPVCLSSILNEDRENWELLRKSTKRYSNQTNYTLRAKRQIRYSDDYLYDIDSLETMKSLGKKDHLVDAPQEDDDDWYPRKRKKPGKKEPPVIIKYIIVNRFKGHKNMHVKICRLDCTERQVLLTDEMVKKYKKLSPLKEFWSPIPNNCNVYHNQEKLDKKLKVCSGAGMSYMFFSSKNKKQTLANGMSSIKIGCTLSHQKDNVIETDATNTEVPKKVQKYDKSVYEFTDEIELKRITIRTVSKTNQLRVMHEDSSLQKLQKKHNIPSKKRRANGLVGKNTCDRNSLQIANEKSQVPNVDMPKIPVLATSFPDCSASNTRLAPEVLGEYFRSLLHGEDSSVNENIQDCSQPPNAKGQNNERVTENTYFPSLQKQTDEASTGSNYRESNTLYLAEKPNIQEAWDVDTVQNVHPQSVMGKDQISLCTVNSQNERLQFGVENRTIVNSNINQYGLKMSSNQNEINSNFSQKASKEETKQLVPSKDSPCILDISNFTPAKVKQGSSKFSQEYTPKIVSTTGKSDIKSLEQCSQAHLPSKTTSPNLYIYQCQVCSELSHTDIHTYYTNSDPTCVSLSQPAQSSIHPQASDNVNSSNYNYSKINKAINSTRKRVTKSNEGFWDKTAVQKKQNCNDEVKTIKIESFEKDSVSPEDYKATLVQGNPSDTLYANQICQHENNYKSVKGFTNKDSEVCTKLVKKELMNAKTKLVIKEPKLHQKDKYSVAYEESYDGVSHNITRESRLLNGGQREFEEPGNILSNIVSGMAAVNQFMMASVEPVMNQMAAVNQPLEVQNHSKWKPKPMHILHVGTKDPKSKPMYISECNANNVGVNSYPVNHTASCNAHSVCRSSTQKANCNCASNTLCE; translated from the exons ATGTCTCTACATGTAACAAAATATTTTGGAGAAATTACAATGGAAGCTAAGGACTATTCTTGGATTCAAGAAAAGTACTGTGAATCTCCTCTAACAGCTGAAGGTATTTCTGAGACAAATGAAATTGATTGTTGTGAGCTTGGAGCCAAATGGAGACTATGCAAAAATAAATTGAGCAAGGAAAATACTATGTCTTCAGAAACACATTTCTcagtttttcagactgaagataCTATTTCTGACCAAATATTAAATTTTTCTTTAAATGGAATAACATGTGAAAACAAATTTGGTGATGCACAGGTTGTTGAATCAGATACCACTGCCAATGCACGTGAAAGTTTGTTCATGGAAAAATATAATGGGGATGACGCATTACTCCCAATCCCAAGCCAGAACTGGAGTTACTTTGAGTCTTTCATAAATGAAAACAAAGATGAATTTTTAGACCTTTGTGCAACAAGTGACTTTTCAGCTAACTTAATCAGTGAAGAAGACAGTGACAGCTTTTTGTTTGATGATGAATCAACACTAAGTAATGACGTATGTTCACTGAAGATAAAGTATGAATCTTTTCAAGACAATGTAAGAGAGAAAATTAATGCTTTTCAAGATGATGCTCAAGTGCATGTTTTTTCCAACATGCAATGTAATGGAAccaaaaaagatgagaaaagtccCATAAAAACTAATTCTTCTGTTCAAGAAAAGCAAGGGGAACATGACAGTCTAGAGCACTGCACCTTGTATGAATTAGAAAATAACAAATGTGTTATCTCCGGTGTTTTTATGGACAGTTGGAAAGACCGTGAGAATCCAGTAGATCCAGTCTGTTTATCTTCAATTCTAAATGAAGATAGAGAAAATTGGGAGCTATTAAGGAAAAGTACGAAAAGATATTCAAATCAAACCAATTATACCTTGAGGGCAAAACGGCAGATACGGTACAGCGATGATTATTTGTATGATATTGATTCTTTAGAGACCATGAAATCTTTGGGCAAAAAGGATCATCTGGTAGATGCTCCACAAGAAGATGATGATGACTGGTACCCTCGAAAAAGGAAAAAACCTGGGAAAAAGGAACCACCTGTTATTATCAAATATATCATTGTTAATCGGTTTAAGGGTCACAAAAACATGCATGTAAAAATCTGTAGATTAGATTGCACAGAGAGACAAGTATTACTGACTGATGAAATggtaaaaaaatataaaaagctTTCACCACTCAAGGAATTTTGGTCTCCAATTCCTAATAATTGTAATGTGTATCATAACCAAGAAAAACTTGATAAAAAACTGAAAGTCTGTTCTGGTGCTGGAATGTCTTATATGTTCTTTTCTtctaaaaataaaaaacaaacacTTGCCAATGGGATGTCATCAATTAAAATAGGATGCACTTTGAGTCACCAAAAGGACAATGTCATTGAAACAGATGCTACAAATACAGAAGTACCCAAGAAAGTACAAAAATATGATAAGTCCGTTTATGAATTTACAGATGAAATAGAACTAAAGCGCATCACCATTCGGACTGTGAGTAAGACCAATCAGTTAAGAGTCATGCATGAAGACTCTTCCTTACAAAAGCTACAGAAGAAACACAACATACCTTcaaagaaaagaagagcaaatgGTCTGGTTGGTAAAAATACCTGTGACAGAAATTCTTTACAAATTGCAAATGAAAAGTCTCAAGTTCCAAATGTAGACATGCCCAAAATTCCAG TTCTAGCTACAAGTTTCCCAGACTGTTCTGCTTCTAATACACGTCTGGCTCCAGAAGTCCTTGGAGAATATTTCCGATCTCTGCTGCATGGGGAAGATTCCTCAGTTAATGAAAACATCCAAGATTGCTCTCAACCTCCCAATGCCAAAGGGCAGAACAATGAACGTGTAACAGAAAATACATATTTTCCTTCATTACAAAAACAAACTGATGAAGCCTCCACAGGGAGCAACTATCGTGAATCAAATACGCTTTATTTGGCAGAAAAGCCAAACATCCAGGAAGCTTGGGATGTAGACACAGTGCAGAATGTACATCCACAAAGTGTTATGGGAAAAGATCAAATTTCTTTGTGCACAGTTAACTCTCAGAATGAGAGGCTGCAGTTTGGAGTTGAGAATAGAACAATTGTAAACAGTAACATAAATCAATATGGCTTGAAGATGTCCAGTAATCAAAATGAAATAAATTCCAACTTCAGTCAAAAGGCATCAAAAGAAGAAACAAAGCAACTGGTTCCTTCAAAAGACTCTCCATGCATTTTAGACATTTCAAACTTCACACCAGCAAAAGTAAAGCAAGGTTCTTCTAAATTTTCACAGGAATATACACCAAAAATTGTCTCCACAACAGGCAAATCTGATATTAAATCTTTGGAGCAGTGCAGCCAAGCTCACCTTCCCAGTAAGACTACATCACCAAAtttgtatatatatcaatgtcaGGTATGTAGTGAACTATCCCATACAGATATCCACACTTACTACACCAATAGTGACCCAACATGTGTTTCCCTTTCACAACCTGCACAATCTTCCATTCATCCACAAGCTTCTGATAATGTAAATTCAAGTAATTACAATTATTCAAAAATTAATAAAGCAATAAATTCCACAAGAAAAAGAGTTACAAAATCAAATGAAGGCTTTTGGGACAAAACTGCTGTTCAGAAGAAGCAGAATTGTAATGATGAGGTGAAAACCATTAAAATCGAGAGTTttgaaaaggacagtgtatcacCAGAGGATTATAAAGCCACTTTAGTTCAGGGGAACCCTTCGGATACATTATATGCAAATCAAATCTGCCAACATGAAAACAATTATAAATCTGTAAAGGGATTTACTAATAAAGATTCTGAAGTTTGTACAAAGCTTGTGAAGAAGGAGCTGATGAATGCAAAAACTAAACTTGTTATAAAAGAACCAAAACTGCATCAAAAAGATAAATACTCAGTGGCGTATGAAGAGTCCTATGATGGTGTATCTCACAACATTACTAGAGAAAGCAGACTGTTAAATGGTGGTCAGAGAGAGTTTGAGGAACCTGGTAATATACTTTCCAACATAGTTTCTGGAATGGCAGCAGTTAATCAGTTTATGATGGCTTCAGTGGAACCAGTCATGAATCAAATGGCAGCAGTTAATCAGCCTTTGGAAGTGCAAAATCATTCCAAATGGAAACCAAAGCCAATGCACATATTGCACGTTGGTACAAAAGATCCGAAAAGTAAGCCAATGTATATTTCTGAATGTAATGCAAACAATGTGGGTGTTAATAGTTACCCTGTAAATCACACTGCCTCCTGCAATGCTCACAGTGTTTGTCGTTCCAGTACACAAAAAGCTAATTGCAACTGTGCAAGCAATACACTTTGCGAATGA
- the LOC140481685 gene encoding neurite extension and migration factor-like isoform X1, which produces MSLHVTKYFGEITMEAKDYSWIQEKYCESPLTAEGISETNEIDCCELGAKWRLCKNKLSKENTMSSETHFSVFQTEDTISDQILNFSLNGITCENKFGDAQVVESDTTANARESLFMEKYNGDDALLPIPSQNWSYFESFINENKDEFLDLCATSDFSANLISEEDSDSFLFDDESTLSNDVCSLKIKYESFQDNVREKINAFQDDAQVHVFSNMQCNGTKKDEKSPIKTNSSVQEKQGEHDSLEHCTLYELENNKCVISGVFMDSWKDRENPVDPVCLSSILNEDRENWELLRKSTKRYSNQTNYTLRAKRQIRYSDDYLYDIDSLETMKSLGKKDHLVDAPQEDDDDWYPRKRKKPGKKEPPVIIKYIIVNRFKGHKNMHVKICRLDCTERQVLLTDEMVKKYKKLSPLKEFWSPIPNNCNVYHNQEKLDKKLKVCSGAGMSYMFFSSKNKKQTLANGMSSIKIGCTLSHQKDNVIETDATNTEVPKKVQKYDKSVYEFTDEIELKRITIRTVSKTNQLRVMHEDSSLQKLQKKHNIPSKKRRANGLVGKNTCDRNSLQIANEKSQVPNVDMPKIPGQLNSASSLLHFNNTSLHSPAFSDKLEAHNGLLCPVLATSFPDCSASNTRLAPEVLGEYFRSLLHGEDSSVNENIQDCSQPPNAKGQNNERVTENTYFPSLQKQTDEASTGSNYRESNTLYLAEKPNIQEAWDVDTVQNVHPQSVMGKDQISLCTVNSQNERLQFGVENRTIVNSNINQYGLKMSSNQNEINSNFSQKASKEETKQLVPSKDSPCILDISNFTPAKVKQGSSKFSQEYTPKIVSTTGKSDIKSLEQCSQAHLPSKTTSPNLYIYQCQVCSELSHTDIHTYYTNSDPTCVSLSQPAQSSIHPQASDNVNSSNYNYSKINKAINSTRKRVTKSNEGFWDKTAVQKKQNCNDEVKTIKIESFEKDSVSPEDYKATLVQGNPSDTLYANQICQHENNYKSVKGFTNKDSEVCTKLVKKELMNAKTKLVIKEPKLHQKDKYSVAYEESYDGVSHNITRESRLLNGGQREFEEPGNILSNIVSGMAAVNQFMMASVEPVMNQMAAVNQPLEVQNHSKWKPKPMHILHVGTKDPKSKPMYISECNANNVGVNSYPVNHTASCNAHSVCRSSTQKANCNCASNTLCE; this is translated from the coding sequence ATGTCTCTACATGTAACAAAATATTTTGGAGAAATTACAATGGAAGCTAAGGACTATTCTTGGATTCAAGAAAAGTACTGTGAATCTCCTCTAACAGCTGAAGGTATTTCTGAGACAAATGAAATTGATTGTTGTGAGCTTGGAGCCAAATGGAGACTATGCAAAAATAAATTGAGCAAGGAAAATACTATGTCTTCAGAAACACATTTCTcagtttttcagactgaagataCTATTTCTGACCAAATATTAAATTTTTCTTTAAATGGAATAACATGTGAAAACAAATTTGGTGATGCACAGGTTGTTGAATCAGATACCACTGCCAATGCACGTGAAAGTTTGTTCATGGAAAAATATAATGGGGATGACGCATTACTCCCAATCCCAAGCCAGAACTGGAGTTACTTTGAGTCTTTCATAAATGAAAACAAAGATGAATTTTTAGACCTTTGTGCAACAAGTGACTTTTCAGCTAACTTAATCAGTGAAGAAGACAGTGACAGCTTTTTGTTTGATGATGAATCAACACTAAGTAATGACGTATGTTCACTGAAGATAAAGTATGAATCTTTTCAAGACAATGTAAGAGAGAAAATTAATGCTTTTCAAGATGATGCTCAAGTGCATGTTTTTTCCAACATGCAATGTAATGGAAccaaaaaagatgagaaaagtccCATAAAAACTAATTCTTCTGTTCAAGAAAAGCAAGGGGAACATGACAGTCTAGAGCACTGCACCTTGTATGAATTAGAAAATAACAAATGTGTTATCTCCGGTGTTTTTATGGACAGTTGGAAAGACCGTGAGAATCCAGTAGATCCAGTCTGTTTATCTTCAATTCTAAATGAAGATAGAGAAAATTGGGAGCTATTAAGGAAAAGTACGAAAAGATATTCAAATCAAACCAATTATACCTTGAGGGCAAAACGGCAGATACGGTACAGCGATGATTATTTGTATGATATTGATTCTTTAGAGACCATGAAATCTTTGGGCAAAAAGGATCATCTGGTAGATGCTCCACAAGAAGATGATGATGACTGGTACCCTCGAAAAAGGAAAAAACCTGGGAAAAAGGAACCACCTGTTATTATCAAATATATCATTGTTAATCGGTTTAAGGGTCACAAAAACATGCATGTAAAAATCTGTAGATTAGATTGCACAGAGAGACAAGTATTACTGACTGATGAAATggtaaaaaaatataaaaagctTTCACCACTCAAGGAATTTTGGTCTCCAATTCCTAATAATTGTAATGTGTATCATAACCAAGAAAAACTTGATAAAAAACTGAAAGTCTGTTCTGGTGCTGGAATGTCTTATATGTTCTTTTCTtctaaaaataaaaaacaaacacTTGCCAATGGGATGTCATCAATTAAAATAGGATGCACTTTGAGTCACCAAAAGGACAATGTCATTGAAACAGATGCTACAAATACAGAAGTACCCAAGAAAGTACAAAAATATGATAAGTCCGTTTATGAATTTACAGATGAAATAGAACTAAAGCGCATCACCATTCGGACTGTGAGTAAGACCAATCAGTTAAGAGTCATGCATGAAGACTCTTCCTTACAAAAGCTACAGAAGAAACACAACATACCTTcaaagaaaagaagagcaaatgGTCTGGTTGGTAAAAATACCTGTGACAGAAATTCTTTACAAATTGCAAATGAAAAGTCTCAAGTTCCAAATGTAGACATGCCCAAAATTCCAGGTCAGTTGAATTCTGCTTCTTCTTTACTTCACTTTAACAATACTAGCTTACATTCCCCAGCATTCAGTGATAAATTAGAAGCTCATAATGGTTTACTTTGTCCAGTTCTAGCTACAAGTTTCCCAGACTGTTCTGCTTCTAATACACGTCTGGCTCCAGAAGTCCTTGGAGAATATTTCCGATCTCTGCTGCATGGGGAAGATTCCTCAGTTAATGAAAACATCCAAGATTGCTCTCAACCTCCCAATGCCAAAGGGCAGAACAATGAACGTGTAACAGAAAATACATATTTTCCTTCATTACAAAAACAAACTGATGAAGCCTCCACAGGGAGCAACTATCGTGAATCAAATACGCTTTATTTGGCAGAAAAGCCAAACATCCAGGAAGCTTGGGATGTAGACACAGTGCAGAATGTACATCCACAAAGTGTTATGGGAAAAGATCAAATTTCTTTGTGCACAGTTAACTCTCAGAATGAGAGGCTGCAGTTTGGAGTTGAGAATAGAACAATTGTAAACAGTAACATAAATCAATATGGCTTGAAGATGTCCAGTAATCAAAATGAAATAAATTCCAACTTCAGTCAAAAGGCATCAAAAGAAGAAACAAAGCAACTGGTTCCTTCAAAAGACTCTCCATGCATTTTAGACATTTCAAACTTCACACCAGCAAAAGTAAAGCAAGGTTCTTCTAAATTTTCACAGGAATATACACCAAAAATTGTCTCCACAACAGGCAAATCTGATATTAAATCTTTGGAGCAGTGCAGCCAAGCTCACCTTCCCAGTAAGACTACATCACCAAAtttgtatatatatcaatgtcaGGTATGTAGTGAACTATCCCATACAGATATCCACACTTACTACACCAATAGTGACCCAACATGTGTTTCCCTTTCACAACCTGCACAATCTTCCATTCATCCACAAGCTTCTGATAATGTAAATTCAAGTAATTACAATTATTCAAAAATTAATAAAGCAATAAATTCCACAAGAAAAAGAGTTACAAAATCAAATGAAGGCTTTTGGGACAAAACTGCTGTTCAGAAGAAGCAGAATTGTAATGATGAGGTGAAAACCATTAAAATCGAGAGTTttgaaaaggacagtgtatcacCAGAGGATTATAAAGCCACTTTAGTTCAGGGGAACCCTTCGGATACATTATATGCAAATCAAATCTGCCAACATGAAAACAATTATAAATCTGTAAAGGGATTTACTAATAAAGATTCTGAAGTTTGTACAAAGCTTGTGAAGAAGGAGCTGATGAATGCAAAAACTAAACTTGTTATAAAAGAACCAAAACTGCATCAAAAAGATAAATACTCAGTGGCGTATGAAGAGTCCTATGATGGTGTATCTCACAACATTACTAGAGAAAGCAGACTGTTAAATGGTGGTCAGAGAGAGTTTGAGGAACCTGGTAATATACTTTCCAACATAGTTTCTGGAATGGCAGCAGTTAATCAGTTTATGATGGCTTCAGTGGAACCAGTCATGAATCAAATGGCAGCAGTTAATCAGCCTTTGGAAGTGCAAAATCATTCCAAATGGAAACCAAAGCCAATGCACATATTGCACGTTGGTACAAAAGATCCGAAAAGTAAGCCAATGTATATTTCTGAATGTAATGCAAACAATGTGGGTGTTAATAGTTACCCTGTAAATCACACTGCCTCCTGCAATGCTCACAGTGTTTGTCGTTCCAGTACACAAAAAGCTAATTGCAACTGTGCAAGCAATACACTTTGCGAATGA